A single region of the Vanacampus margaritifer isolate UIUO_Vmar chromosome 13, RoL_Vmar_1.0, whole genome shotgun sequence genome encodes:
- the LOC144062801 gene encoding uncharacterized protein LOC144062801: MLIKLASINEVPPSTVGDTSPLSPGRRRTRKFTLEGEKDVIYWQKRLKNNVAAKRSRDKRRLHDLMLERHLVALMEENTQLRAQLLAIQDRYDPLYTAKHQGYYSNPGLVFPMHTFNSMSGFFFTPVGAYPNHFLAPPAGPLFNPPPVDEAVQRAEQQSPTCTAYLPDSQVERRASPHGDSMENLKSIQSSFRDPRETSSWGPQPL; this comes from the exons aTGTTGATCAAGCT AGCAAGCATCAATGAAGTGCCCCCGTCAACAGTAGGAGACACAAG CCCCCTCTCTCCCGGACGTCGTCGCACTAGGAAATTCACCCTGGAGGGTGAGAAAGATGTCATCTACTGGCAGAAGCGACTGAAGAATAACGTAGCGGCCAAACGTTCGCGCGACAAGCGGCGGCTGCACGACTTGATGCTGgagcgccacctggtggcccTCATGGAGGAGAACACCCAGCTGCGTGCTCAACTTTTAGCTATCCAAGACCGCTATGACCCCCTCTACACGGCCAAGCACCAGGGGTACTACTCGAACCCTGGCCTCGTCTTCCCCATGCATACCTTCAACAGCATGTCTGGCTTCTTCTTCACCCCAGTCGGGGCTTACCCCAACCACTTCTTAGCACCTCCTGCAGGGCCTCTTTTCAATCCTCCCCCTGTGGATGAGGCGGTCCAGCGGGCCGAGCAGCAGAGCCCAACTTGCACTGCTTATCTCCCAGATTCCCAAGTTGAGAGAAGAGCGTCTCCTCACGGGGACAGCATGGAGAACCTGAAAAGTATCCAGTCCTCATTTAGGGACCCAAGGGAAACGTCATCCTGGGGCCCTCAACCGCTTTAA